One window of the Procambarus clarkii isolate CNS0578487 chromosome 89, FALCON_Pclarkii_2.0, whole genome shotgun sequence genome contains the following:
- the LOC123773219 gene encoding chondroitin sulfate proteoglycan 5-like, whose product MTPEPVLGHPEPVPGHPEPVPGHPEPVLGHPEPVLAHPEPVLAHPEPVLGQPEPVLGQPEPVLGHPEPVPGHPEPVLGHPEPVLAHPEPVLGQPEPVLGHPEPGHLHRAGSRSPPLD is encoded by the coding sequence ATGACACCAGAACCTGTTCTAGGACACCCAGAACCTGTTCCAGGACACCCAGAACCTGTTCCAGGACACCCAGAACCTGTTCTAGGACACCCAGAACCTGTTCTAGCACACCCAGAACCTGTTCTAGCACACCCAGAACCTGTTCTAGGACAACCAGAACCTGTTCTAGGACAACCAGAACCTGTTCTAGGACACCCAGAACCTGTTCCAGGACACCCAGAACCTGTTCTAGGACACCCAGAACCTGTTCTAGCACACCCAGAACCTGTTCTAGGACAACCAGAACCTGTTCTAGGACACCCAGAACCTGGTCATCTCCACCGGGCAGGTTCTAGGTCTCCTCCACTTGATTAG